A genome region from Sphingobium sp. WTD-1 includes the following:
- a CDS encoding antibiotic biosynthesis monooxygenase gives MPKLALYVPLKAKPGKERDVADFLTSALPLVQAEPGTLTWYAIEEGPGAYAIFDTFDTEEDRQAHLDGKVAAALMDKAEELFSEPPQIHKFTLLAAK, from the coding sequence ATGCCCAAACTTGCCCTGTATGTACCACTGAAGGCCAAGCCCGGAAAAGAGCGCGATGTCGCCGATTTCCTGACCTCGGCATTGCCGCTCGTTCAAGCTGAGCCGGGCACTCTGACCTGGTATGCGATCGAGGAAGGTCCCGGTGCGTACGCGATCTTCGATACGTTCGACACGGAGGAGGATCGGCAGGCCCATCTTGACGGCAAGGTTGCCGCCGCACTGATGGACAAGGCAGAAGAACTGTTTTCTGAACCGCCGCAGATTCACAAGTTCACCCTGCTGGCCGCGAAATAG
- a CDS encoding L-dopachrome tautomerase-related protein gives MKISVKLLLAAGAALSLAACATTREGASAPRIEQVATFDGAMPTGVTVAPNGRIFVNFPQWGDNAPFTVAELVDGKAVPYPDAATNRPDPADPAGHFISVQSVVADGADRLWVLDTAAPKFSQPRAGGAKLVAIDLATNRVVKTIVLPPSVVLPTTYLNDVRFDLRQGAEGVAYITDSSNDGVGGIIVVDIASGRAIRRLSNHATTNPEPDFTPVVDGAVLMNLPADGPATPVTIASDAIALSADGSLLYYGPLSGRTLHAVPTAMLRDPAVSEEALGRAVRSLGRKGASDGIAEDDKDRVFAGDYENNAIRVLDQGRWTTVVSDPRISWPDTLSIGTDGYLYFTANQLHRQPGFHGGRDLRRKPYELLRIKVGAAPVLLRSR, from the coding sequence ATGAAAATCTCCGTCAAACTGCTTCTGGCCGCTGGCGCTGCCCTCTCGCTTGCCGCCTGCGCGACGACCCGGGAGGGTGCATCCGCGCCCCGGATCGAACAGGTCGCGACCTTCGATGGCGCGATGCCGACTGGCGTGACCGTCGCCCCCAACGGGCGCATCTTCGTCAACTTCCCGCAATGGGGCGACAACGCGCCGTTCACGGTTGCCGAGCTGGTCGACGGCAAGGCGGTGCCTTATCCCGACGCCGCGACCAACCGGCCCGATCCGGCCGACCCGGCGGGGCATTTCATCTCGGTGCAGAGCGTGGTGGCAGACGGCGCCGATCGCCTGTGGGTGCTCGACACGGCGGCGCCCAAATTCTCTCAACCACGGGCCGGCGGTGCAAAGCTGGTGGCGATCGATCTTGCGACCAACCGGGTGGTGAAGACGATCGTCCTGCCGCCCAGCGTGGTGCTGCCCACGACCTACCTCAACGATGTGCGCTTCGATCTGCGTCAGGGCGCCGAGGGCGTCGCCTACATCACCGACAGCAGCAACGACGGCGTCGGCGGCATCATCGTCGTCGATATCGCCAGCGGGCGTGCGATCCGGCGCCTGTCGAACCATGCGACGACCAACCCCGAGCCCGACTTCACCCCGGTCGTCGACGGCGCGGTGCTCATGAACCTCCCGGCCGACGGCCCCGCGACGCCGGTCACGATCGCAAGCGACGCGATTGCGCTCAGCGCCGACGGCAGCCTGCTGTATTACGGGCCACTGTCGGGCCGCACGCTGCACGCGGTGCCCACGGCGATGCTGCGCGATCCCGCGGTGTCCGAGGAGGCGTTAGGCCGCGCGGTCCGCAGCCTGGGGCGCAAAGGCGCCTCGGACGGGATAGCCGAGGACGACAAGGACCGCGTGTTCGCCGGCGATTACGAGAACAACGCGATCCGCGTGCTCGACCAGGGCCGCTGGACGACGGTGGTCAGCGACCCGCGCATCAGCTGGCCCGACACGCTATCGATCGGCACCGACGGCTACCTCTACTTTACCGCCAACCAGCTCCACCGCCAGCCCGGCTTCCACGGCGGGCGGGACCTGCGCCGCAAGCCCTACGAGCTGCTCCGCATCAAGGTCGGCGCCGCTCCCGTCCTGTTGCGCTCGCGGTGA
- a CDS encoding DUF3182 family protein, with amino-acid sequence MASSQQTRLVKIYPTRSGAMNNEHDRVARAELARRIARLGQATFVDNDPAPVSEPDNDARDTLFIPTGTIDLEMARQLGIRNESQIYGGVVPHGFVGSKVITHPVFPGSNEVPEGWRPELGAALAAYVLTGWSAFSVDAVREASLDMLRNGSIRLKEVEATAGLGQFVVTSPRELEEAIAQLDAEAIARDGVVIEENLDNVITYSVGVTCLFGEIISYWGTQRLATNNEGATVYGGSTLHVVRGGFEKLAGLSLADDLQQGIEKAIAYDATVSKFYPDLMASRRNYDVAAGMNSSGETRIGVLEQSWRAGGASGAEIAALEAFARDRELSAVTCATMEIYGHLDAAPEGSILYYSGIDAVAGPITKYAMELE; translated from the coding sequence ATGGCCAGTTCGCAACAGACCCGCCTTGTGAAGATCTATCCCACCCGGTCCGGGGCCATGAACAACGAACATGACAGGGTCGCAAGAGCCGAGCTTGCGCGAAGGATAGCCCGGCTTGGTCAGGCGACATTCGTCGATAACGACCCTGCGCCAGTCTCCGAGCCGGATAATGATGCGCGGGACACGCTCTTCATCCCGACCGGCACGATTGACCTGGAAATGGCGCGCCAACTGGGCATCCGCAACGAAAGCCAGATTTACGGCGGCGTGGTTCCGCATGGCTTCGTCGGAAGCAAGGTCATCACGCATCCGGTTTTTCCAGGCAGCAACGAAGTCCCTGAGGGATGGCGGCCCGAACTGGGCGCCGCTCTTGCGGCTTATGTTCTTACTGGCTGGTCCGCGTTCAGCGTTGATGCTGTGCGCGAAGCGAGCCTCGACATGCTTCGCAATGGTTCGATCCGTCTGAAGGAGGTCGAGGCGACGGCGGGACTCGGACAATTTGTCGTCACTTCGCCACGGGAGCTGGAAGAAGCGATCGCGCAGCTCGATGCGGAGGCTATCGCGCGTGACGGCGTCGTGATCGAAGAGAATCTCGACAATGTCATCACTTACAGCGTGGGCGTGACATGTCTTTTTGGAGAGATCATCTCTTACTGGGGCACCCAGCGCCTTGCCACCAACAACGAAGGCGCCACCGTCTATGGAGGCTCGACCCTGCATGTGGTGCGGGGCGGCTTTGAGAAGCTGGCGGGCCTGAGCCTGGCCGACGATCTGCAGCAAGGGATCGAAAAGGCGATCGCATATGATGCGACCGTCTCGAAATTCTACCCGGATCTGATGGCCTCTCGTCGCAATTATGACGTCGCCGCAGGCATGAATTCTTCCGGGGAAACGCGCATCGGTGTTCTTGAGCAAAGTTGGCGGGCGGGCGGTGCAAGCGGCGCCGAGATAGCGGCCTTGGAAGCCTTTGCACGCGATCGCGAGTTGTCAGCGGTGACATGCGCCACGATGGAAATTTATGGTCATCTTGACGCCGCGCCGGAGGGAAGCATCCTCTATTATAGCGGTATCGATGCAGTCGCGGGACCGATCACAAAATATGCAATGGAGCTGGAATGA
- a CDS encoding alpha/beta fold hydrolase: MTGSQICFEVEGESLDATILSPDKLVPGILFIHGWGGSRDQDMVRAEEIAQLGCICFTFDLRGHARHAEERYRVTRSHGLADVVAAYDYLVGQDQVDPSAIAVVGTSYGGYLAALLTAVRSVNWLALRVPALYPDEHWDVPKAMLDRELINAYRARFRTGREDKALAACEQFAGDVLIVESEQDDYVPHATISSYMSAFHNSNSLSYRILKGADHSLRDEGCRRAYNQLLLTWIEEMVRGGRRPSTSSQQDAGELPAQAYKLADR; encoded by the coding sequence ATGACGGGCAGCCAGATATGTTTTGAAGTCGAGGGGGAAAGTCTGGACGCGACCATCCTGTCACCGGACAAGCTCGTTCCTGGCATTCTCTTCATCCACGGGTGGGGCGGTTCGCGCGATCAGGACATGGTTCGGGCCGAAGAGATCGCGCAGCTGGGCTGTATCTGCTTCACCTTCGATCTGCGCGGCCATGCCCGGCACGCCGAAGAGCGCTATCGGGTGACGCGATCCCATGGTCTTGCCGATGTCGTGGCTGCCTATGATTATCTTGTCGGTCAGGACCAGGTCGATCCATCTGCCATTGCGGTCGTCGGCACAAGCTATGGCGGCTATCTCGCAGCGCTTCTTACTGCCGTCCGCTCGGTCAACTGGCTCGCCTTGCGCGTGCCTGCTCTTTATCCTGACGAGCATTGGGATGTCCCCAAGGCAATGCTCGACCGCGAACTTATCAATGCCTATCGGGCGCGCTTCCGCACGGGCCGCGAGGACAAGGCTCTGGCGGCTTGCGAGCAATTTGCCGGCGATGTGCTGATCGTCGAGTCAGAGCAAGACGACTATGTGCCGCACGCGACAATCAGTTCCTACATGTCCGCGTTCCACAACAGTAATTCCTTGAGCTACCGCATCCTCAAAGGCGCTGATCACTCTTTGCGGGACGAAGGGTGTCGGCGCGCATACAACCAGTTGCTGCTGACGTGGATCGAGGAAATGGTCCGTGGCGGTCGCCGGCCCTCGACAAGCAGTCAGCAGGACGCCGGAGAGCTTCCTGCCCAGGCCTATAAGCTGGCGGACCGATAA
- a CDS encoding LysR family transcriptional regulator, which translates to MSLLQLRTFVEVYRRRSLSEAARAIGITQPAASQHIASLEAQLGRPLFDRHSRGVRPTAIADDLAASIGSSLDTAESALASARARSSRISGTVHIAAPSDLLGEMIAPRLAPLLDAGLDLRLHIGGREALYALLLEDKVHLAVTASQPEDPRLAFHPLGEEHLRAVASPAVAMRIAELPLADGLNRTAHLAYDLDRPLLRTWLHANQIELTSQPALTAPDLRVLRSGLCAGLGWTVMPGYLTRSERAACTLIEIPAPVTVPRNAYYLVWARSSLRHPRVAMARDALIAALRK; encoded by the coding sequence ATGTCCCTCCTGCAGTTGCGCACCTTCGTCGAAGTCTACCGCCGTCGTTCACTGAGCGAGGCGGCCCGGGCAATCGGCATCACCCAACCGGCTGCGTCGCAGCACATCGCATCGCTCGAGGCGCAATTGGGCCGTCCCTTGTTCGATCGCCATTCGCGGGGTGTTCGACCAACAGCGATTGCCGACGATCTCGCGGCTTCGATCGGAAGCAGCCTCGACACGGCGGAATCGGCACTGGCCAGCGCGCGGGCCCGATCGTCGCGCATCTCGGGCACGGTCCACATCGCCGCGCCGTCGGACCTACTGGGAGAGATGATCGCGCCCCGACTGGCGCCGCTGCTGGATGCGGGGCTAGACCTGCGCCTGCATATCGGCGGGCGCGAGGCGCTCTATGCCTTGCTGCTCGAAGACAAGGTGCACCTAGCCGTCACCGCCTCGCAGCCCGAAGATCCGCGGTTGGCCTTTCATCCGCTGGGCGAAGAGCACCTGCGCGCCGTAGCCTCGCCCGCCGTTGCCATGCGGATTGCCGAATTGCCGCTTGCCGACGGGCTCAACCGGACGGCCCACCTCGCGTACGACCTCGACCGACCGCTGCTGCGTACCTGGCTCCATGCAAACCAGATCGAGCTGACGAGCCAGCCCGCGTTGACCGCGCCCGATCTGAGGGTGCTACGGTCGGGATTGTGCGCGGGTCTCGGCTGGACGGTGATGCCTGGCTATCTCACCCGCAGCGAACGCGCTGCCTGCACGCTGATCGAGATACCTGCCCCGGTCACGGTGCCGCGCAACGCTTACTACCTCGTCTGGGCACGCTCATCGCTGCGACACCCGCGCGTGGCCATGGCTCGGGACGCCCTGATTGCTGCACTCCGAAAATAA
- a CDS encoding VOC family protein, with protein MMRYLHTMLRVADPEAAIRFFTLLGLKETRRMENQAGRYTLIYLAADEDFRGDGEQGDAEVELTYNWPPEDGSAAETYTGGRNFGHLAYGVDDIYETCARLQAGGVTINRPPRDGYMAFVRSPDGISIELLQKGEHMAPAEPWASMPNTGAW; from the coding sequence ATCATGCGCTATCTCCACACCATGCTGCGCGTCGCCGATCCCGAGGCAGCGATCCGGTTCTTCACGCTGCTGGGTCTCAAGGAGACCCGGCGCATGGAGAACCAGGCCGGGCGTTACACGCTGATCTACCTTGCCGCCGACGAGGATTTCCGCGGCGACGGCGAGCAGGGCGATGCCGAGGTCGAACTGACGTACAACTGGCCGCCCGAGGACGGCAGCGCTGCCGAGACTTACACGGGGGGCAGAAACTTCGGCCATCTCGCCTACGGGGTCGACGACATCTACGAGACGTGCGCGCGGCTGCAAGCGGGCGGCGTGACGATCAATCGCCCCCCGCGCGACGGATACATGGCGTTCGTCCGCTCGCCGGACGGGATCTCGATCGAACTGCTCCAAAAAGGCGAACACATGGCCCCGGCCGAACCCTGGGCCTCCATGCCCAACACGGGCGCATGGTGA
- a CDS encoding type 1 glutamine amidotransferase domain-containing protein: MTRILMVATSADRMTPGTEPTGVWLEELTTPYYAFRDAGAEVTLASIKGGAIPVDQRSVNADGENDASVERYLKDEALKGEVASTLVFTSIDPAGYDALFLPGGHGTMFDYPVSDELARLVERFDREGKIVAAVCHGPAGLVSAKKADGTPFVAGRRVAGFTDSEERAVGLDQAVPFLLETRLKELGGKHEGGPDFAPFALRDGNLVTGQNPASATLTAELVMEALKDKVA; the protein is encoded by the coding sequence ATGACCCGCATTCTCATGGTGGCCACCTCCGCCGACCGCATGACTCCCGGCACCGAACCGACGGGCGTCTGGCTCGAGGAACTTACCACCCCGTACTACGCGTTCCGCGATGCGGGCGCCGAGGTTACGCTGGCCTCGATCAAGGGTGGCGCCATCCCCGTCGACCAGCGTAGCGTCAACGCCGACGGCGAGAACGACGCTTCGGTCGAGCGCTATCTGAAGGACGAGGCCCTGAAGGGCGAGGTTGCCAGCACCCTTGTATTCACAAGCATCGATCCCGCCGGCTACGACGCGCTGTTCCTGCCGGGCGGCCACGGCACCATGTTCGATTACCCCGTCAGTGACGAACTGGCCCGCCTGGTCGAACGCTTCGACCGCGAAGGCAAGATCGTCGCCGCCGTCTGCCATGGACCGGCAGGGCTGGTCTCGGCGAAGAAGGCCGATGGCACGCCCTTCGTCGCCGGCCGCCGTGTCGCGGGCTTCACGGACAGCGAGGAACGCGCGGTCGGTCTCGATCAGGCGGTGCCGTTCCTCCTCGAAACGCGTCTCAAGGAACTCGGCGGCAAGCACGAGGGCGGCCCCGATTTTGCCCCCTTCGCCCTGCGCGACGGCAATCTGGTGACCGGCCAGAACCCCGCCAGCGCTACCCTCACCGCAGAGCTCGTGATGGAAGCCCTCAAGGACAAGGTCGCCTGA
- a CDS encoding TIGR03557 family F420-dependent LLM class oxidoreductase yields the protein MPKFGYKLMTEEHGPKVLVENAIRAEKAGFDFVSISDHFHPWLESQGHAPFAWSVLGAIAHATDRIGIATGLTCPILRYHPVIVAQAAATIAVMSDNRFTLAVGAGERLNEHVTGARWPSVPERHEMLGEAIDIFRLLWKGGVHSWNGTHFVVDHAQLYDLPTEPIPVVLGVSGPSSVTLAAEKGDGIMTTAPDGDLVKSYEAKAGNPGPRYAEAVIAYAPSAEHGLDIAHDRFRFSAFDWSVNSEVPSVQGFEAASQYVRPEDLASKVSAGPDVEAHVQLISQYVDAGFDHIVLTCPGDDQAGFIDFFEQELKPALSRLEKGPSR from the coding sequence ATGCCTAAGTTCGGATATAAGCTGATGACGGAGGAGCACGGGCCAAAAGTGCTCGTGGAAAATGCCATCCGCGCAGAGAAAGCGGGGTTCGATTTCGTCTCCATTTCGGACCATTTCCATCCCTGGCTCGAGTCACAGGGCCATGCTCCCTTTGCCTGGAGCGTCCTTGGCGCCATCGCCCATGCTACGGATCGCATTGGCATCGCGACTGGCCTTACCTGCCCGATCCTGCGCTATCATCCTGTCATCGTCGCGCAGGCGGCGGCCACTATCGCGGTCATGAGTGACAATCGTTTCACCCTGGCGGTCGGCGCGGGTGAACGCCTGAATGAACATGTTACAGGCGCCCGGTGGCCGTCGGTGCCCGAGCGGCACGAAATGCTGGGTGAGGCGATCGACATTTTTCGCCTTCTCTGGAAGGGCGGCGTTCACAGCTGGAATGGGACGCATTTTGTTGTCGACCACGCCCAGCTTTATGATCTTCCGACCGAGCCTATCCCGGTCGTCCTGGGCGTGAGTGGTCCATCCTCCGTCACACTCGCCGCGGAAAAGGGCGATGGCATCATGACGACCGCACCAGATGGCGATCTCGTGAAGAGTTATGAAGCGAAGGCCGGCAACCCAGGCCCCCGATATGCCGAGGCAGTCATCGCCTATGCCCCGAGCGCCGAGCATGGGCTGGACATCGCTCATGACAGGTTTCGCTTTTCTGCCTTCGACTGGTCGGTCAACAGCGAGGTTCCTTCAGTCCAGGGCTTCGAAGCCGCAAGCCAATATGTCCGGCCTGAGGACCTGGCCTCGAAGGTTTCGGCTGGCCCGGACGTCGAGGCCCACGTCCAGTTGATCTCGCAATATGTTGATGCTGGCTTCGACCATATTGTGTTGACCTGTCCGGGCGACGACCAGGCAGGATTCATCGATTTCTTCGAACAGGAGCTGAAGCCGGCCCTGTCGCGCCTGGAAAAGGGACCGTCCAGATGA
- a CDS encoding hemerythrin domain-containing protein encodes MAKAEYSDAIALLKADHRTVEELFEQYEKAASAKKKGDIAHQICTELKIHTLIEEEIFYPAFEGKIEADTLEEAYVEHDGAKVLINDIEAGSTQDRFFDAKVKVLSEEIKHHVHEEEMRGEGMFAQCRETDVDLVALRDLMLARKEALTAQAKAEGLPAAKPTAVNLIPA; translated from the coding sequence ATGGCCAAGGCCGAATATAGTGATGCCATTGCCCTTCTGAAGGCCGATCATCGCACGGTCGAAGAGCTTTTCGAACAATATGAGAAAGCGGCTTCAGCAAAGAAGAAGGGCGATATCGCTCACCAGATTTGCACCGAGCTCAAGATCCATACACTGATCGAGGAAGAGATTTTCTATCCCGCGTTTGAAGGCAAGATCGAGGCAGACACGCTTGAAGAGGCCTATGTCGAGCATGATGGTGCCAAGGTGCTGATCAATGACATCGAGGCTGGCTCGACGCAGGACAGATTCTTCGACGCCAAGGTCAAGGTGCTGTCCGAAGAGATCAAGCACCACGTCCATGAGGAAGAAATGCGCGGCGAAGGCATGTTTGCGCAGTGTCGCGAGACCGATGTCGACCTGGTGGCGCTTCGGGATCTGATGCTTGCACGCAAAGAAGCATTGACCGCCCAGGCGAAAGCCGAAGGCCTGCCCGCCGCCAAGCCAACCGCCGTCAACCTGATCCCTGCCTGA
- a CDS encoding NADH:flavin oxidoreductase/NADH oxidase encodes MARLFEPLEVAGLRLANRIVIAPMCQYSAEDGAMTDWHRMHLGQLALSGAGALTIEATAVSPEGRITYGDVGLYDDRTEAAMRSVLESVRQWSDMPLVIQLAHAGRKASSAKPWHGGAQLPPDTENGWQTVAPSAIPFAPDDHPPVELDKSGLARIREAFADAARRAGRLGIEAVQIHAAHGYLLHEFLSPISNRRGDEYGGSLDNRMRFPLEVFDAVRESFPADRPVTVRVSGTDWVEGGWTAEETARFAQELKRRGCAAIHVSGGGLDPRQQIPVGPGYQVPLARTVKDAVAMPVIAVGLITDPHQAERILEDGHADAIAIARAALWDPRWPWHAAAALGASVKAPPQYFRSEPHEVGRILKEMTP; translated from the coding sequence ATGGCGCGCCTGTTCGAACCGCTCGAGGTCGCGGGGCTGCGGCTTGCCAACCGCATCGTTATCGCGCCGATGTGCCAGTATTCTGCCGAGGACGGCGCGATGACCGATTGGCACCGGATGCATCTCGGCCAGTTGGCGCTGTCGGGCGCGGGCGCGCTGACGATAGAGGCGACCGCTGTCAGCCCCGAAGGTCGCATCACCTACGGTGACGTCGGCCTGTACGATGACCGTACCGAAGCGGCGATGCGAAGCGTGCTAGAAAGCGTCCGTCAGTGGTCGGACATGCCGCTCGTCATCCAGCTGGCCCATGCCGGCCGCAAGGCGAGCAGCGCCAAGCCGTGGCACGGCGGAGCGCAGCTTCCCCCCGATACGGAGAATGGCTGGCAGACCGTGGCACCCAGCGCCATTCCCTTCGCTCCGGACGACCATCCCCCTGTCGAACTGGACAAGTCAGGGCTTGCCCGCATCCGGGAGGCGTTCGCGGATGCCGCCCGGCGCGCCGGCAGGCTCGGCATCGAAGCCGTCCAGATCCACGCCGCGCATGGCTATCTGCTTCACGAGTTTCTTTCGCCGATCTCCAACCGGCGCGGCGACGAATACGGCGGCAGCCTCGACAACCGGATGCGGTTCCCGCTGGAAGTGTTCGATGCCGTGCGCGAATCGTTTCCGGCCGACCGCCCGGTGACCGTTCGCGTTTCCGGGACTGACTGGGTTGAAGGCGGCTGGACAGCGGAAGAAACCGCAAGGTTTGCGCAGGAACTGAAGCGGCGCGGTTGCGCGGCGATCCACGTCTCCGGCGGCGGGCTCGACCCGCGCCAGCAGATCCCGGTCGGCCCCGGCTATCAGGTACCGCTGGCCCGCACGGTCAAGGACGCGGTCGCTATGCCTGTAATCGCTGTCGGCTTGATCACCGATCCGCACCAGGCGGAGCGCATCCTAGAAGACGGGCATGCCGACGCCATAGCGATTGCCCGCGCTGCGCTGTGGGATCCGCGTTGGCCCTGGCACGCCGCCGCCGCGCTTGGTGCATCGGTCAAGGCGCCCCCGCAATATTTCCGGTCCGAGCCTCACGAAGTGGGCCGCATTCTCAAGGAAATGACGCCATGA
- a CDS encoding SDR family oxidoreductase, protein MTNGIEGKIVLITGGSTGIGAETARLLAERGAKVAIAARRKDRLDEVVADIAATGGTARSYALDVTDKSAVQSVVAAIIADFGRLDVLINNAGLMPIRPMAEVNTDEWDQMIDVNLKGTLYGIAAALPGFLEQGSGHIINLSSVAGIKVFAPGGTVYSGTKFAVSAISEGLRHEVGEKVRVTSIEPGAVESDLKFTTSGAAAETVLDFYKQAIPAASVARAIAFAVEQPDDVDVNAIVIRPTAQEF, encoded by the coding sequence ATGACAAACGGAATCGAAGGCAAGATCGTTCTCATTACCGGCGGCAGCACCGGCATCGGCGCGGAAACCGCGCGTCTTCTCGCGGAACGGGGCGCCAAGGTGGCCATCGCCGCGCGGCGCAAGGACAGGCTCGACGAGGTCGTCGCGGACATCGCCGCAACTGGCGGCACGGCACGTAGCTACGCGCTGGACGTGACCGACAAATCGGCGGTCCAGTCCGTCGTCGCAGCAATCATTGCCGACTTCGGCCGCCTTGACGTGCTGATCAACAACGCCGGGCTGATGCCGATCCGTCCGATGGCCGAGGTCAACACCGACGAGTGGGACCAGATGATCGACGTCAATCTGAAGGGTACGCTCTACGGCATCGCGGCGGCCCTTCCCGGTTTTCTCGAGCAGGGCAGCGGTCACATCATCAACTTAAGCTCGGTTGCGGGCATCAAGGTCTTTGCACCGGGAGGCACGGTCTACTCCGGCACCAAGTTCGCCGTCAGCGCGATCAGCGAGGGCTTGCGCCACGAGGTGGGGGAAAAGGTCCGGGTCACGTCAATCGAGCCTGGAGCTGTCGAAAGCGATTTGAAGTTCACGACCTCTGGCGCGGCCGCCGAGACGGTGCTGGACTTCTACAAGCAGGCCATCCCGGCGGCATCGGTGGCGCGTGCTATCGCGTTCGCTGTCGAACAACCTGATGACGTCGATGTCAACGCGATCGTCATCAGGCCGACTGCACAGGAGTTCTGA
- a CDS encoding pyridoxamine 5'-phosphate oxidase family protein: MSLSLEDLSRKMKEIDFAMLATHAADGAIGSRPMSNNREVDYDGTAWFFTDETALMVSEIETNPAVNLSYQGKSGLLGHRPFFVAVEGRGVLIRDQAQFDAHWTKGLERWWPQGTQTPGLVLIQVIGKRAHYWDGEEEGEILLEGTR; this comes from the coding sequence ATGTCATTGTCGCTTGAAGATCTGTCGCGAAAGATGAAGGAAATCGATTTCGCGATGCTTGCTACCCACGCCGCAGACGGCGCGATCGGATCGCGTCCGATGAGCAACAACCGCGAAGTCGATTATGATGGCACTGCGTGGTTCTTCACTGACGAAACTGCACTGATGGTTTCGGAAATCGAGACCAATCCCGCTGTCAATCTGAGCTATCAGGGCAAGTCTGGCTTGCTCGGCCATCGGCCTTTCTTCGTTGCGGTCGAGGGGCGGGGCGTCTTGATCAGAGACCAGGCTCAATTCGACGCGCATTGGACGAAGGGGCTGGAACGCTGGTGGCCGCAGGGTACCCAGACCCCCGGACTTGTCCTCATCCAGGTCATCGGCAAGCGCGCCCATTATTGGGATGGTGAGGAGGAAGGCGAAATCCTGCTTGAGGGCACCCGTTGA
- a CDS encoding heme-binding protein: MRTTQTLDLNDARTIIDLGIAEAERIGNPMNIAVVDAGGCLLAFARMDDAWRGSVDIAIGKAWTARAFDVETKALANLDQPGADFYGIHASNDGKVMIFAGGVPIKEGETVIGAVRVSGGTGKQDQGVAEAAAQAFARG, encoded by the coding sequence ATGCGCACCACCCAGACGCTCGACCTGAACGACGCGCGGACGATCATCGATTTGGGGATCGCGGAGGCCGAGCGGATAGGCAACCCGATGAACATCGCGGTGGTGGACGCGGGCGGCTGCCTCCTAGCGTTCGCGCGGATGGACGATGCGTGGCGCGGCAGCGTCGACATCGCGATCGGCAAGGCGTGGACGGCGCGCGCGTTCGACGTCGAGACCAAGGCGCTGGCGAACCTCGACCAGCCGGGCGCCGACTTCTACGGCATCCATGCCTCCAACGACGGCAAGGTGATGATCTTCGCCGGGGGCGTGCCGATAAAGGAGGGCGAGACGGTGATCGGCGCGGTACGCGTGTCGGGCGGCACCGGCAAGCAAGACCAGGGCGTGGCCGAGGCGGCGGCGCAGGCGTTCGCGCGCGGCTGA